In Cervus canadensis isolate Bull #8, Minnesota chromosome 6, ASM1932006v1, whole genome shotgun sequence, one DNA window encodes the following:
- the LOC122443564 gene encoding DNA-directed RNA polymerases I and III subunit RPAC2-like, protein MEEDQELERKMSGVKTSIAEGERKTALEMVQAAGTDGHCVTFVLHEEDHTLGNSLRYMIMKNPEVEFCGYTTTHPSESKINLRIQTRDALPAVEPFQRGLTELMNVCQHVLDKFEASIKEYKDQKASRNEATF, encoded by the coding sequence ATGGAAGAGGACCAGGAGctggagagaaaaatgtctggagTGAAGACCTCAATAGCTGAAGGCGAGAGGAAGACAGCCCTGGAGATGGTCCAGGCGGCTGGGACAGATGGACACTGTGTGACATTTGTGTTGCACGAGGAGGACCATACCCTAGGAAATTCTCTCCGGTACATGATCATGAAGAACCCGGAAGTGGAATTCTGTGGTTACACTACAACCCATCCTTCAGAGAGCAAAATTAACTTGCGCATACAGACCCGAGATGCCCTCCCCGCGGTCGAGCCCTTTCAGAGAGGCCTGACTGAGCTCATGAATGTCTGCCAGCATGTGCTTGACAAGTTCGAGGCCAGCATAAAGGAATATAAAGATCAAAAGGCCAGCAGAAACGAAGCCACATTCTAG